A region of Nitrospirota bacterium DNA encodes the following proteins:
- a CDS encoding FecR family protein, with protein sequence MRRLYKIGLMILIALIIPDISLAAVAGKFTIIEGKVDLLKPGEKRASPVKEGDTVSVGDIVRTKSASKAQITFVDESTVNIGESSRLEITEFLFNPAEDKRSSVVKTFRGSVRSIVPKVFKAEGSRYEVNSTTAIAGIRGTDFVVISVPALTQVMALEGRVTVRNIDPKIVGVVTLGPKEATIVAINRPPAPPLPVKPEQIQSVIQGTTPKPKPKEEAPPPPPAEAPPAPPVAVAPPAPPAAPPPPAEAPPAPPVAVAPPPGVPPGLPPLMPAMPPLPGMPGLMPGIPITMFGPMMPGMPGPPMPGMIAPMPGMLLILGPPPPGVTGTFYVPITETSPSTTVNKTRVRINVNWQ encoded by the coding sequence ATGAGACGATTATATAAGATAGGTTTAATGATACTTATCGCCCTCATAATTCCAGATATATCATTAGCAGCGGTTGCGGGCAAATTTACAATCATAGAAGGAAAGGTTGATTTGCTCAAACCAGGTGAAAAAAGGGCATCCCCCGTAAAGGAAGGTGATACGGTATCTGTTGGTGATATTGTCAGGACTAAGTCTGCATCTAAGGCACAGATTACTTTTGTAGATGAATCTACAGTGAATATAGGGGAATCATCAAGACTCGAGATTACAGAGTTTTTATTTAATCCAGCAGAGGATAAACGTTCAAGCGTAGTTAAAACATTCAGGGGTTCGGTTAGGAGCATTGTGCCAAAGGTCTTCAAGGCGGAGGGATCGCGGTATGAGGTGAATTCAACAACGGCAATTGCAGGAATAAGGGGTACAGATTTCGTGGTAATCTCCGTTCCTGCACTTACGCAGGTAATGGCACTTGAAGGACGAGTTACAGTCAGAAATATAGATCCAAAGATTGTCGGTGTAGTTACTTTAGGACCAAAAGAGGCCACGATTGTTGCTATAAATAGACCGCCAGCGCCACCTCTTCCTGTGAAACCCGAGCAAATACAGAGTGTTATTCAGGGAACAACACCAAAACCAAAACCAAAAGAAGAGGCACCACCTCCACCACCTGCTGAAGCACCGCCTGCACCACCGGTAGCAGTGGCACCGCCTGCGCCACCAGCAGCACCTCCACCACCTGCTGAAGCACCGCCTGCACCACCGGTAGCAGTGGCACCGCCTCCTGGTGTGCCTCCGGGCTTGCCTCCATTGATGCCTGCAATGCCGCCATTACCTGGTATGCCCGGACTTATGCCCGGTATTCCGATAACGATGTTTGGTCCTATGATGCCGGGTATGCCCGGACCACCCATGCCGGGTATGATAGCTCCTATGCCTGGAATGCTACTGATTTTGGGTCCACCGCCTCCTGGAGTTACAGGGACATTTTATGTTCCTATAACAGAAACAAGTCCTTCGACTACTGTAAATAAAACGAGGGTAAGGATTAATGTTAACTGGCAATAA
- a CDS encoding tetratricopeptide repeat protein: MAYLKTSVVFCFVIVFCFIRISSAESPQLLQGIKDFQEENYEEALDSFLEAYNLEPKNPLTSYYLGMAYKFMQNFKEAVKYLKIALTLDPKLVDLYYEIGDSLFQIGELKEADKYLSEAEKRNIKPANTAMMRGLVFMGLGKTKEAIRYLNKAKEIEKSIAQMVDYQIATLYMRDNYVTRAKEYFKAVVMADPKSDLAEIAKRYMDAIELKLKEKRISLSAGVTLMYDDNVLTKPAVEEAAAGVSGKSDKKSVYNFSVDYAPLIEGPLTLIAQYAFSQTMHFKLASFDVSSHTINLVPSYTDGNNVYNINLSVSDTYLDDKKYSLTYSINPTYMRLLNQAHAIQLTYKFSFKEYLQPPSSAHEDRDGKNSSAGIGYLYLFKEGNAFINVKYDFDYDDTQGRNWDYRGNKATVSVLYPIMKKLNINASAEYHIQQYLNTHTTGETDFEYNKRRKDQVYTYSTLLTYDIMAGLKATLQLVHTVDDSNIKALDYKRTTSSIGLTYRW; encoded by the coding sequence ATGGCTTATTTGAAAACCTCAGTGGTATTTTGTTTTGTAATTGTTTTTTGTTTTATCCGTATATCATCAGCCGAGTCACCACAGTTACTTCAGGGAATAAAGGATTTTCAGGAAGAAAACTACGAAGAGGCACTTGATAGTTTTCTTGAGGCGTATAATCTTGAGCCAAAGAATCCTCTAACATCATATTATCTTGGAATGGCATATAAATTTATGCAGAATTTCAAAGAAGCCGTCAAGTATCTGAAAATCGCCTTAACCCTTGATCCCAAATTAGTTGACCTTTACTATGAGATAGGCGACTCCCTTTTTCAGATAGGAGAGTTGAAAGAAGCGGATAAATATCTCAGCGAGGCAGAAAAAAGAAACATAAAACCAGCGAATACCGCTATGATGAGGGGTCTTGTCTTTATGGGTCTTGGAAAGACTAAAGAGGCAATAAGATATTTAAACAAAGCGAAAGAGATTGAGAAATCTATTGCCCAGATGGTTGATTATCAGATAGCGACATTGTATATGAGAGACAACTATGTAACAAGGGCAAAGGAGTATTTCAAGGCGGTTGTGATGGCTGACCCTAAATCAGATCTTGCAGAGATAGCAAAACGATACATGGATGCCATTGAATTAAAATTGAAAGAGAAGAGAATTAGCCTTTCAGCAGGGGTAACCTTGATGTATGATGATAATGTCCTTACAAAACCCGCAGTTGAGGAAGCGGCAGCAGGGGTTAGTGGAAAGAGTGACAAAAAGAGCGTTTACAATTTTTCTGTTGATTATGCACCATTGATAGAAGGACCTTTAACACTTATAGCACAGTATGCATTTTCTCAGACAATGCATTTCAAACTTGCCTCTTTCGATGTCTCGAGTCATACCATTAACCTTGTTCCATCATATACGGATGGAAACAATGTATATAATATAAACCTAAGCGTCAGTGATACCTATCTTGATGACAAAAAGTATTCACTCACATACAGTATAAATCCAACATATATGAGGCTCTTGAACCAAGCGCACGCCATTCAGTTAACCTATAAATTCTCGTTTAAGGAATACCTTCAACCTCCATCATCAGCACACGAAGACAGGGATGGAAAGAATAGTAGTGCAGGGATTGGCTATCTGTATTTATTTAAAGAAGGAAACGCATTTATAAATGTAAAGTATGACTTTGACTATGACGATACTCAGGGAAGGAACTGGGACTATAGAGGGAATAAGGCAACAGTGAGCGTTTTGTATCCGATTATGAAGAAACTAAATATAAATGCATCTGCGGAATATCATATACAGCAGTATCTGAATACGCACACAACAGGGGAGACGGATTTTGAGTATAATAAAAGGAGGAAAGACCAGGTATATACATACTCAACTTTGTTAACATATGACATAATGGCTGGATTAAAAGCAACACTTCAGTTGGTTCATACAGTGGATGATTCAAATATAAAGGCATTGGACTATAAAAGAACAACAAGCAGTATAGGTCTTACTTACAGATGGTAA
- a CDS encoding helix-hairpin-helix domain-containing protein, with translation LLSLLIFDMTHKSRMMFTKARYASDGIKAFYLAKSGMNMGMLALSKDGKDNNYDGLDEDWAKGIKDYQVEDGLVTVIITDESSKFNINRLVAPNGRIDEPSLSRFKHLLDILDIGEESADRIVLWIKENKKERYSLDDASELLNIIPSKDFRKLEGHITVHSAGLININTVDKTVLASLSPLLTDALINEIITYRKESPFKKKSELMKITGMDDLIMLSFTDIIDVRSSGFSIQSQANVGNVSKKLEGFVKRQGEHVERKIWREVF, from the coding sequence CTTCTTTCACTCCTTATATTTGATATGACACATAAAAGCAGGATGATGTTTACGAAGGCAAGATATGCATCGGATGGTATTAAGGCATTCTATCTTGCAAAGTCAGGCATGAATATGGGAATGTTAGCACTTTCAAAGGATGGAAAGGACAACAATTATGATGGGCTCGATGAGGATTGGGCAAAGGGTATTAAAGATTATCAGGTAGAGGATGGTCTTGTAACGGTCATTATTACCGATGAATCATCAAAATTCAATATTAACAGGCTCGTGGCGCCTAATGGGAGGATTGATGAGCCCTCGCTTTCACGATTCAAACATCTCCTTGATATCCTTGATATAGGAGAAGAGTCTGCTGACAGAATAGTCCTCTGGATTAAGGAAAACAAAAAAGAGAGATATTCCCTCGATGATGCATCTGAGCTATTAAATATAATTCCATCAAAGGATTTTAGGAAACTTGAAGGACATATAACAGTCCATTCAGCTGGATTGATAAATATAAATACCGTAGACAAAACAGTTCTTGCCTCACTATCTCCATTGCTTACCGATGCCCTTATCAATGAGATTATAACATACAGGAAAGAAAGCCCATTTAAAAAGAAATCAGAATTGATGAAGATTACAGGTATGGATGACCTTATCATGCTTTCGTTTACAGATATTATAGATGTTCGTAGTTCGGGTTTTTCTATTCAATCACAGGCAAATGTTGGTAATGTGAGCAAGAAACTTGAGGGATTTGTTAAAAGACAGGGAGAGCATGTAGAGAGGAAGATATGGAGGGAAGTCTTTTAG
- a CDS encoding type II secretion system protein GspJ has translation ILHGTFIFTSHAHKSVESISDNLSSLNGALELIKKDLRYLHPSHFIGRKGYIEVLSYTPLHSDNEPYLQKIYYAIEGSRLMRKNESLEVKKIIILDNLDFFDIEFFDKQAWKKEWDYKKSGMMPEGIRVTIGCRGKSVVMVLDLG, from the coding sequence GTATCCTTCATGGGACATTTATCTTTACCTCTCATGCACATAAGTCTGTAGAATCGATCTCAGATAATCTATCTTCATTGAATGGCGCTCTTGAACTTATAAAAAAAGATCTACGGTATCTCCACCCATCTCACTTTATTGGAAGGAAAGGCTATATAGAGGTTCTGTCTTATACACCCCTGCATTCAGATAACGAACCATATCTACAGAAGATCTATTATGCAATAGAAGGCTCAAGGCTTATGCGTAAGAACGAGTCTTTAGAGGTAAAAAAGATAATTATACTTGATAATCTGGACTTCTTTGACATAGAGTTTTTTGATAAACAGGCATGGAAAAAAGAATGGGATTATAAAAAGTCGGGTATGATGCCTGAGGGCATAAGGGTTACTATTGGATGTAGGGGGAAGTCTGTTGTTATGGTTTTGGATTTAGGATAG
- a CDS encoding prepilin-type N-terminal cleavage/methylation domain-containing protein, whose product MLNNSRELRVESRKSKISGFTLIEIMVAVFILVLTMSILHGTFIFTSHAHKSVESISDNLSSLNGALELIKKDLRYLHP is encoded by the coding sequence ATGTTAAATAACAGTCGAGAGTTGAGAGTTGAGAGTCGAAAGTCAAAAATTAGTGGTTTTACGCTAATAGAAATCATGGTGGCTGTCTTTATACTTGTTTTGACCATGAGTATCCTTCATGGGACATTTATCTTTACCTCTCATGCACATAAGTCTGTAGAATCGATCTCAGATAATCTATCTTCATTGAATGGCGCTCTTGAACTTATAAAAAAAGATCTACGGTATCTCCACCC
- the gspI gene encoding type II secretion system minor pseudopilin GspI, protein MTKIGGFTLIEVMVAITILAIALVSLLSLQNNDLKAVQSAESLITASMLAEKLMEEYSLKIVPKELHGSEGNLKWVLTVSQLSPEIKRVSLLIQWDEGKEKKHLNVVEYVYVK, encoded by the coding sequence GTGACGAAAATCGGTGGGTTTACCCTCATTGAGGTCATGGTTGCTATTACGATACTTGCAATAGCACTCGTAAGCCTTCTTTCTCTACAGAATAACGATTTAAAGGCAGTCCAGTCAGCAGAGAGTCTTATAACAGCATCGATGCTTGCTGAAAAATTAATGGAAGAATATAGCCTCAAGATCGTACCAAAGGAATTGCATGGCTCAGAGGGTAATTTAAAATGGGTATTGACGGTATCGCAGTTATCACCAGAAATTAAAAGGGTATCACTATTGATACAGTGGGATGAGGGTAAGGAAAAGAAACATCTGAATGTTGTAGAGTACGTGTATGTTAAATAA
- a CDS encoding prepilin-type N-terminal cleavage/methylation domain-containing protein, which yields MRSQKSGDKGFTLFEILIVLTIIGIFLGFVIPKFHDLEQASLKASARQIANLASYASNEAVSRRQPYILHIDMHRGEYWLTTTEHRQSDGGKRLITKKRLPEGIKFISQSVTAPPLIDYQFTPYGFRDEALIQLSDRHQRVYEVFIPAVGERFTVRIKDQGLRIKD from the coding sequence GTGAGAAGTCAGAAGTCAGGAGATAAAGGTTTTACACTTTTCGAAATACTCATAGTTTTGACCATCATCGGTATCTTTCTTGGGTTTGTTATTCCGAAGTTTCATGATTTAGAACAGGCTTCTCTAAAGGCATCTGCACGTCAGATAGCAAACCTTGCCTCTTACGCTTCTAATGAGGCAGTCTCACGAAGACAACCTTACATTTTACATATTGACATGCATAGGGGTGAGTACTGGTTAACGACAACAGAACACAGACAATCGGATGGAGGAAAGAGACTTATCACAAAGAAAAGATTGCCTGAAGGTATAAAGTTTATCTCCCAATCTGTTACTGCCCCTCCTCTGATTGATTACCAATTTACACCTTATGGGTTCAGAGATGAAGCCCTGATTCAACTCTCTGATCGCCATCAAAGGGTATATGAAGTATTTATACCCGCTGTTGGGGAAAGGTTCACAGTGAGGATTAAGGATCAAGGATTAAGGATCAAGGATTAA
- the gspG gene encoding type II secretion system major pseudopilin GspG, which produces MSKKDARIKGVTPLENASIEDTSAFRRGSLTGFTLIEVMVVVVILGILAAIVVPRIMGRPDEARRTKAEVDIKNIESALNLYKLDNGFYPTTEQGLEALVKPPDTEPRPLRWKEGGYLSKVPVDPWGRRYQYISPGEHGEFDLFTYGADGQPGGEGKNADIGNWML; this is translated from the coding sequence ATGAGCAAAAAGGATGCAAGGATTAAAGGGGTAACCCCGTTAGAGAATGCCTCGATAGAAGATACTTCAGCCTTTAGGAGAGGGTCTCTAACGGGGTTTACCCTCATCGAGGTTATGGTGGTTGTTGTAATCCTCGGCATCCTCGCAGCTATTGTTGTTCCGAGGATTATGGGTAGACCCGATGAGGCAAGGAGAACAAAGGCAGAGGTTGACATCAAGAATATAGAGTCTGCCCTAAATCTATACAAACTTGATAATGGCTTTTATCCAACAACCGAGCAGGGACTCGAAGCCCTTGTCAAACCACCAGATACAGAGCCAAGACCATTGAGATGGAAGGAAGGAGGGTATCTTTCTAAGGTTCCTGTTGACCCATGGGGACGCCGCTATCAGTATATCTCGCCTGGAGAACATGGAGAATTTGACCTCTTTACCTATGGTGCTGATGGGCAACCGGGAGGGGAAGGTAAGAATGCAGACATCGGAAACTGGATGCTGTAA
- a CDS encoding type II secretion system F family protein: MPLYEYEGVNPQGEKVTGFIDAESINKARAILKQSGIFITRALSEGKERHIWRKPSLKSISSATFQLKTLLSAGMTVIDAMNALVEQEGNRYLKRVLADVRDMVVEGKSLSSAMACYPMVFNDLYINMVAAGEASGNLESALEGLCTHMDRQEKISLKVKSALAYPLLMTVVSGFILFYLLSSVVPKVVSVFSETEKVLPLPTAILIFLSGVLSKYWYLFLGAIAGIGYVANRSLKSERGRRLKEWILDRIPYTGNMVNLLLIFRTAKAMEMLLSAGVSLLHALGVVKKITGHKGFEGILQRAIDGVKEGKSLADSLSAGVRMSSLKSQIFSAGIIGMIKTGERSGEIEMVFRKIADNSERELEMGLEGLLSIIEPVLILIMGVIVGFIVLSILLPIFEMSTIIR, from the coding sequence ATGCCGCTTTATGAGTATGAAGGTGTAAATCCTCAGGGAGAAAAGGTGACGGGCTTTATAGATGCTGAAAGCATCAATAAGGCAAGAGCTATCTTAAAACAGTCAGGCATTTTTATCACAAGAGCGCTAAGCGAAGGTAAGGAACGACATATATGGAGAAAGCCCTCACTTAAAAGCATATCTTCTGCGACCTTCCAGTTGAAGACACTTCTGAGCGCAGGTATGACCGTGATAGATGCAATGAATGCCCTTGTTGAACAGGAGGGTAATCGCTATCTCAAAAGGGTGCTCGCAGATGTTCGTGATATGGTTGTAGAAGGAAAATCTCTATCATCAGCCATGGCCTGTTATCCTATGGTCTTCAATGACCTTTATATAAATATGGTTGCAGCAGGTGAGGCGAGTGGAAATCTTGAGTCAGCACTTGAAGGGCTATGCACACATATGGATAGACAGGAGAAGATATCCTTGAAGGTAAAATCTGCACTTGCATATCCTCTGCTTATGACTGTTGTTAGTGGATTTATATTATTCTATTTACTCTCATCGGTCGTCCCAAAGGTTGTTAGTGTGTTCAGTGAGACAGAGAAGGTGCTTCCCCTTCCAACGGCAATTCTCATATTCCTGAGTGGTGTGCTATCTAAGTACTGGTATCTATTTCTCGGAGCCATTGCAGGAATAGGATATGTAGCAAATAGATCCCTCAAGTCTGAACGGGGAAGAAGACTTAAGGAATGGATTCTGGATAGAATTCCATACACAGGTAATATGGTAAACCTGTTGCTCATCTTCCGCACCGCAAAGGCGATGGAGATGTTGCTTTCTGCAGGTGTTTCATTGCTTCACGCACTCGGTGTAGTCAAGAAAATCACCGGACATAAAGGTTTCGAGGGTATCTTACAGAGGGCTATTGATGGGGTTAAGGAGGGGAAAAGCCTTGCAGATTCACTCTCTGCAGGTGTCCGAATGAGTTCGCTAAAATCTCAGATATTTTCTGCAGGCATTATAGGGATGATAAAGACAGGAGAGCGGAGCGGAGAGATAGAAATGGTATTTAGAAAGATAGCTGATAATAGTGAAAGAGAACTCGAGATGGGTTTAGAAGGTCTCCTTAGCATTATAGAACCAGTATTGATACTTATCATGGGTGTGATTGTAGGGTTTATAGTGTTGTCTATACTACTTCCGATATTTGAAATGAGTACTATTATAAGATGA
- the gspE gene encoding type II secretion system ATPase GspE — MRDEEKDILGNYQKDIDHSLIKVVPFTYAKRYGVLPLSKKDDTVIVAISKPDNYEIIDDLKLLFKAKIKTVMVNSERLMKMINSMYHEEEKGIEDVLLEGMNDTVVDATIPQDILESVDDAPAIRLVNNLLSTGIKRRASDIHMEPFEGEVRARFRVDGILHEVFKVPRHLYDSVVSRVKLMASMNIAEKRLPQDGHIRVKIAGRDIDVRTSSIPTAFGERLVLRLLDREKIFLSLEELGLEDTDLLQIQKLIRKNNGIILVTGPTGSGKTTTLYAALSKMNSVEKNILTIEDPIEYQLKGIGQMQVNPKIGLVFAKGLRHILRQDPDVIMVGEIRDRETADIAIHSALTGHLVLSTLHTNDSSGAITRLLDMGIEPYLVTSSLIGILAQRLVRVLCDSCKVAYAPEGIEIESTRQSHDADVGISSSSQRLTIYRKSGCDSCIGTGYLGRTGIYEILAIDDDIRSLILKNSDSAGIKKKAIEKGMKTLKEAGMKKVIAGITSIEEVVRVIEED; from the coding sequence ATGAGAGATGAGGAAAAAGACATATTAGGCAATTATCAGAAGGATATTGACCACAGTCTGATAAAGGTTGTCCCCTTTACATATGCGAAACGATATGGAGTGTTGCCTCTCTCGAAGAAGGATGATACAGTGATCGTTGCCATCTCAAAACCTGATAATTATGAAATAATTGATGACCTGAAACTTCTATTTAAAGCAAAGATTAAGACTGTCATGGTCAATTCTGAAAGGCTCATGAAGATGATCAACAGTATGTATCACGAGGAAGAAAAGGGAATAGAGGATGTCCTGCTTGAAGGTATGAATGATACAGTGGTTGATGCGACCATACCTCAGGATATCCTTGAATCGGTTGATGATGCACCGGCGATACGACTCGTAAATAATCTCCTTTCTACAGGTATTAAAAGGAGAGCAAGCGATATCCATATGGAGCCCTTTGAAGGAGAAGTGAGAGCAAGATTCAGGGTTGATGGAATACTCCATGAGGTATTCAAGGTGCCACGCCATCTTTATGACAGTGTTGTATCGAGGGTGAAACTTATGGCATCTATGAATATTGCGGAGAAGAGACTTCCACAGGATGGACACATAAGGGTAAAGATAGCTGGCAGGGATATAGATGTGAGAACATCTTCTATTCCTACAGCATTTGGCGAACGCCTTGTCCTGAGGCTTCTTGACAGGGAAAAGATATTTCTCAGTCTTGAGGAACTTGGTCTTGAAGATACTGATCTCCTTCAGATACAGAAACTTATAAGAAAGAATAACGGTATAATCCTTGTTACAGGTCCTACAGGAAGCGGAAAAACAACAACACTTTACGCTGCACTGAGCAAGATGAATTCTGTTGAAAAGAATATACTCACGATAGAAGACCCTATAGAATATCAACTTAAAGGTATCGGACAGATGCAGGTAAATCCCAAGATAGGTCTTGTATTTGCAAAAGGACTGAGACATATACTCAGACAGGATCCTGATGTAATAATGGTTGGCGAGATTCGAGATAGAGAGACAGCGGATATTGCTATCCATTCCGCTCTCACAGGACATCTTGTTCTCTCTACCCTTCATACAAACGATTCATCGGGTGCGATAACCCGCCTGCTCGATATGGGAATAGAACCCTATCTTGTCACATCATCGCTTATCGGCATACTTGCACAAAGGCTCGTAAGGGTTCTGTGTGATTCATGCAAGGTGGCTTATGCCCCTGAAGGTATAGAGATAGAATCGACTCGACAATCTCACGATGCAGATGTGGGTATTTCCAGTAGTTCTCAAAGATTAACTATATACAGAAAGTCTGGATGTGACAGTTGTATAGGGACAGGATACCTTGGCAGGACAGGTATATATGAAATACTCGCCATCGATGACGATATAAGGTCGTTAATCCTGAAGAATTCTGACTCGGCGGGGATAAAAAAGAAGGCTATAGAAAAGGGCATGAAGACATTAAAGGAAGCAGGTATGAAGAAGGTTATTGCTGGTATTACCTCTATAGAGGAGGTTGTAAGGGTAATCGAAGAGGATTAA
- a CDS encoding secretin N-terminal domain-containing protein has product MRKIALISLLFILVFFAASTMVIASDSKGKPVLVDFKDVELPVFIRFVAELTGKNIVFDDKVTGKVSVYSHRKITPEELWQIFLSVLSFKGYAVIQGLHVVQIIPSAMAKQTGGQIVTEKAVELKERESFLTRIIHLTHLNAAEAVKILTPLISKEGVVNFYLPTNTIVITDTFSNVERLFTLLRELDKEIPPGKRRVHVYYLENAEADDVAKTLNALFARRPPPPGPPPPKTPAEMEGIFVTADKPTNSLIITAAPEDYETIKSVIKKLDIRRRQVFVEAAIMEITLTKMRELGFEFRSMERTTGRVTPFGGTEFGGMGRAITGPETLATLSGLVAGVVKGTFTFRGTEYMNVGALVRALQAEGDINVLSTPHLLTTDNQKAEIVIGQNVPFITGQSQSPGGVVLTTVERKDVGITLRLVPRITEGDYVKLEIYQEISALTTTPELNPNVVGPSITKRYANTTVVVKDGETVAIGGLLKDDEQLTIKRVPLLGDIPILGYIFRYERATREKTNLLIFLTPKVVREAADIEAITKEKKEEAERFREKEIEKEIEKDR; this is encoded by the coding sequence ATGAGAAAGATTGCTTTAATATCACTGTTATTTATACTTGTATTTTTCGCTGCATCCACTATGGTGATAGCCTCTGATTCAAAGGGTAAACCTGTTCTCGTTGATTTTAAGGATGTAGAACTTCCTGTGTTTATAAGGTTTGTTGCTGAACTTACAGGAAAGAACATAGTCTTTGACGACAAGGTTACAGGGAAGGTAAGTGTATATTCACACAGAAAGATAACACCTGAAGAGTTGTGGCAGATCTTTCTTTCTGTCCTGAGTTTTAAAGGTTATGCTGTTATTCAGGGTCTTCATGTAGTTCAGATAATTCCATCAGCAATGGCAAAACAGACAGGTGGACAGATTGTAACAGAAAAAGCGGTCGAACTTAAGGAACGAGAGAGTTTCTTAACAAGAATTATCCACCTTACACATCTTAATGCAGCAGAGGCTGTAAAGATACTAACACCATTAATATCAAAAGAAGGTGTGGTGAATTTTTACCTTCCAACAAATACAATAGTCATTACGGATACATTCTCTAATGTCGAGCGTCTCTTTACTCTCTTGAGAGAACTTGATAAGGAGATACCGCCGGGTAAAAGGAGGGTGCATGTCTATTATCTGGAGAATGCAGAAGCAGACGATGTTGCGAAGACACTCAATGCCCTTTTTGCCCGTAGACCTCCTCCACCTGGCCCACCGCCTCCAAAGACTCCAGCAGAGATGGAAGGCATATTTGTTACCGCAGACAAGCCAACCAATTCTTTAATCATTACAGCAGCACCTGAGGATTATGAGACGATAAAATCTGTGATAAAGAAACTTGATATAAGACGCAGACAGGTATTTGTTGAGGCTGCTATAATGGAGATAACACTTACCAAGATGCGGGAACTTGGCTTTGAATTCAGGTCCATGGAGAGGACAACAGGCAGAGTTACTCCGTTTGGTGGGACAGAGTTTGGTGGTATGGGAAGGGCTATTACAGGTCCAGAGACCCTCGCTACTCTTTCAGGGCTTGTTGCTGGTGTGGTTAAAGGGACATTTACCTTCAGAGGTACTGAGTATATGAATGTCGGTGCACTGGTGAGGGCACTTCAGGCAGAGGGTGATATTAATGTTCTCTCTACACCTCATCTGCTGACGACAGATAATCAGAAGGCAGAGATAGTTATAGGTCAGAATGTTCCATTTATAACAGGGCAGAGTCAGAGTCCGGGAGGTGTTGTTCTTACAACAGTTGAAAGAAAAGATGTCGGTATCACATTGAGGCTCGTTCCGAGGATTACTGAGGGAGATTATGTAAAACTTGAGATATATCAGGAGATATCTGCATTGACCACAACTCCTGAATTAAACCCTAATGTTGTTGGTCCATCTATTACAAAAAGATATGCAAACACAACTGTTGTCGTAAAAGATGGAGAGACAGTAGCAATAGGCGGACTCCTAAAGGATGATGAACAGTTAACAATAAAAAGAGTCCCATTACTCGGTGACATCCCCATCCTCGGTTATATCTTCAGATACGAGAGAGCGACAAGAGAGAAGACTAATCTGCTGATATTTCTTACGCCAAAGGTTGTCAGAGAGGCTGCGGATATTGAGGCTATAACAAAGGAGAAGAAAGAAGAGGCAGAGAGATTCAGAGAGAAAGAGATAGAGAAAGAGATAGAGAAAGACAGATGA